Proteins found in one Candidatus Gorgyraea atricola genomic segment:
- a CDS encoding HD domain-containing phosphohydrolase, which produces MKTEKSKTKGKSYYRKLKERFILEKQLFQNLLDNLPDAIYFKDTENKLVRVNRFYANGFKMAPEEIIGKTDFDFFPKDQAQKMFDDDMHVLKTGNPIIGKIERTLLPNGTYNCVTTTKIPIRNKKNEIIGTMGITRDITEYDQTEKSRLDMVMSSLKVLDRVLEAKDPYTFGHTRRVSMIAEKIAQTLGWDENRVLELRLSAELHDIGKILIPLEILNKPGKLSSLELKMIQEHVEKCYFMLKAHTFPFPLPEAIYQHHERLDGGGYPRGLSGEKIIPEARILAIADVLEAMTFHRPYRAALGIKKAMKELKDNSGSKYDADIVNTAMKILEENNYEPFWLSQETAY; this is translated from the coding sequence ATGAAAACAGAAAAGTCCAAAACAAAAGGAAAGTCATATTATAGGAAACTCAAGGAAAGGTTCATTCTGGAAAAACAGCTCTTCCAGAATCTTCTAGATAACCTCCCTGATGCTATCTATTTTAAGGACACTGAAAATAAGCTGGTAAGGGTAAACCGTTTTTATGCAAACGGCTTTAAGATGGCTCCTGAGGAGATAATAGGCAAGACCGACTTTGACTTCTTCCCAAAGGACCAGGCCCAAAAGATGTTTGACGATGATATGCACGTCTTAAAAACCGGCAATCCCATAATAGGTAAGATCGAAAGAACACTTCTCCCAAATGGAACATATAACTGCGTAACAACCACCAAAATACCTATCCGAAATAAAAAAAATGAGATCATCGGGACAATGGGCATAACCCGCGACATAACTGAATATGATCAGACAGAAAAAAGCAGGCTTGATATGGTGATGAGCTCCTTAAAAGTCCTGGATAGGGTTTTAGAGGCAAAAGACCCTTATACCTTTGGACACACTCGCCGCGTATCAATGATAGCAGAAAAGATTGCCCAGACACTGGGATGGGATGAAAATAGGGTATTGGAACTAAGATTATCTGCTGAGCTGCATGATATAGGAAAGATCCTGATCCCTCTAGAGATATTAAATAAACCCGGCAAACTTTCTAGCCTGGAACTCAAGATGATCCAAGAGCATGTTGAAAAGTGCTATTTTATGCTTAAGGCCCACACATTCCCTTTCCCCTTACCAGAGGCCATATATCAGCATCATGAAAGGCTTGATGGAGGAGGGTATCCGCGCGGATTATCAGGAGAAAAGATCATCCCCGAGGCAAGGATCCTGGCCATCGCTGACGTGCTTGAGGCCATGACATTCCACAGGCCATATAGGGCTGCGTTGGGAATAAAAAAGGCGATGAAAGAATTAAAAGATAACTCCGGCTCTAAATATGATGCCGATATAGTAAATACCGCGATGAAGATCTTGGAAGAAAATAACTACGAGCCCTTCTGGCTAAGCCAAGAAACTGCATATTAA
- a CDS encoding DUF362 domain-containing protein — protein sequence MEKLFMSLIKKKISRKQFMKLCLAGMGTVLFSGIFPKMARGENARIGKKIVTDHDLVVAKGEDPYLMTVKAVEAIGGMERFVKRGDKVVIKPNMAWDRSPEYAGNTNPMVVAALTELSFKAGAKRVNVFERSCNESKLCYENSGIAAAARDKGANVYFIDEWNYIKAHFSYKSPMEAWPIYRDALECDTFINVPILKDHALTGLTLSMKNLMGVCGGDRAVMHNNIGVKLVDLTDFIKPDLTVIDAYRVLIRNGPRGGNLKDVEDYKTLIVGTDPTLADTYAAELVGRDPLSVNYIKEAKNRGFGKFDTSKADILKLET from the coding sequence ATGGAAAAGCTATTTATGTCTTTAATTAAAAAGAAGATATCCCGCAAGCAATTTATGAAACTGTGCTTGGCTGGAATGGGCACTGTCCTGTTCAGCGGTATTTTTCCAAAAATGGCCAGGGGTGAAAATGCCAGGATAGGAAAAAAGATCGTGACTGATCATGATCTTGTTGTTGCAAAGGGAGAAGACCCTTATTTAATGACTGTTAAGGCTGTTGAGGCCATTGGCGGAATGGAGAGGTTTGTTAAAAGGGGAGATAAGGTTGTTATCAAGCCAAATATGGCATGGGATAGGAGCCCTGAGTATGCAGGCAACACGAATCCAATGGTGGTTGCTGCGCTCACGGAACTCTCTTTTAAAGCAGGCGCGAAAAGGGTCAATGTATTTGAGAGATCATGCAATGAGTCAAAGCTCTGCTATGAGAATAGCGGCATAGCTGCTGCAGCAAGAGATAAAGGCGCAAATGTCTATTTTATTGACGAGTGGAATTACATAAAGGCGCATTTTTCTTATAAAAGCCCTATGGAAGCGTGGCCGATTTATAGAGATGCGCTGGAGTGCGATACTTTTATAAATGTGCCTATTCTAAAAGACCATGCCCTTACAGGCCTGACTCTTTCAATGAAAAATCTCATGGGCGTATGCGGTGGAGATAGGGCTGTGATGCATAATAACATAGGGGTTAAGCTCGTGGATCTTACTGATTTTATAAAGCCAGATTTAACAGTAATAGATGCCTATAGGGTGCTCATCAGGAATGGGCCAAGGGGCGGAAATCTTAAAGACGTGGAAGATTATAAGACATTAATAGTTGGTACAGATCCGACCCTGGCTGATACTTACGCGGCAGAGCTGGTGGGCCGTGACCCGCTATCAGTTAATTATATCAAAGAAGCAAAAAATCGCGGTTTCGGAAAATTCGATACCAGCAAGGCAGACATATTAAAATTAGAAACATGA
- a CDS encoding nitroreductase family protein, with amino-acid sequence MEFFEVIKQRKSIREFSEKVVEKELLEKIIDAGRVAATARNEQPWEFVISSDKNILDKICSMCPNGPFIKDAPHLIAIFSKETKYYLEDCSAATQNMLLAIEALGLGGCWVAGDKKDYIEEIRKIFNMPEGYKLVSMISVGYPKTPKGPKAKRSTKEVLHWEKW; translated from the coding sequence ATGGAATTCTTTGAAGTAATAAAACAAAGAAAAAGCATAAGGGAGTTTTCTGAAAAAGTTGTTGAGAAAGAGCTACTCGAGAAGATAATCGATGCAGGTCGAGTCGCAGCCACAGCAAGGAATGAACAGCCATGGGAATTCGTGATCAGTTCTGATAAAAATATACTCGATAAAATCTGCAGCATGTGTCCGAATGGCCCTTTTATTAAGGACGCACCGCATCTAATAGCAATATTCTCGAAAGAGACAAAATACTATCTTGAAGACTGTTCCGCTGCCACGCAAAATATGCTCCTGGCAATAGAAGCGCTTGGCCTTGGTGGATGCTGGGTCGCAGGAGATAAAAAAGATTATATAGAAGAAATAAGAAAAATCTTTAATATGCCTGAGGGCTATAAGCTGGTAAGTATGATATCCGTCGGATATCCAAAAACCCCTAAGGGCCCAAAAGCAAAAAGAAGCACAAAAGAAGTTTTGCATTGGGAGAAATGGTAA
- the pyk gene encoding pyruvate kinase, which yields MVKTKIICTLGPSSSSETVMRKMMLGGMDVVRLNFSHGNSQSHLICVNLVRRVNKKYRRHVKILQDLEGPRIRIGRLKAHRPVIIKKRQIIWFSQKDVHEHDNVIPLDYSGPLNGIKGAESIYIDDGTIILKIKAVEGRRIKTEVVIGGILKEHKGINMPGARLAFPKISEKDKKDIDFGIESGVDYIAQSFVRTKKDILEVKKRVRHALPSCKIIAKIENREGIRNVDEIIDVSDGIMIARGDMGVSVPIYEVPVIQKKIIKKCNKKKKFVITATQMLESMTEHLRPTRAEVADVANAIMDGTDFVMLSAETAVGRHPVESVRMMNDIIKFTEKSLQ from the coding sequence ATGGTAAAGACAAAAATAATCTGTACTCTCGGGCCTTCCAGTTCGAGCGAGACTGTGATGAGGAAAATGATGCTTGGTGGTATGGATGTGGTGCGTCTTAATTTTTCACATGGTAATTCGCAGAGTCATTTGATCTGCGTTAATCTCGTTAGAAGGGTAAATAAAAAATACAGGCGTCACGTTAAGATATTGCAAGATCTTGAAGGGCCAAGAATAAGGATTGGGAGATTAAAGGCCCATAGGCCGGTGATCATTAAAAAGAGACAGATCATATGGTTTTCCCAAAAAGACGTTCATGAACATGATAATGTGATCCCGCTTGATTATAGCGGCCCGTTAAATGGCATTAAAGGAGCCGAGTCTATATATATTGATGATGGTACAATTATCCTTAAGATAAAGGCTGTTGAGGGCAGAAGGATCAAGACAGAGGTTGTTATCGGAGGCATATTAAAGGAGCATAAAGGTATAAACATGCCAGGAGCCAGACTGGCTTTTCCAAAGATAAGCGAAAAGGACAAAAAAGATATTGATTTTGGAATAGAATCGGGCGTTGATTATATTGCGCAGTCTTTTGTAAGGACTAAAAAAGATATTCTGGAGGTTAAAAAGAGAGTCAGGCACGCATTGCCTTCATGTAAGATTATTGCAAAGATCGAGAACCGCGAAGGGATCAGGAACGTCGACGAGATCATTGATGTCTCAGACGGCATAATGATAGCGCGGGGCGATATGGGGGTTTCAGTGCCGATATATGAAGTTCCTGTAATTCAGAAGAAGATTATTAAAAAATGCAATAAAAAGAAAAAATTCGTCATAACTGCTACTCAGATGCTGGAGAGCATGACCGAGCATCTGCGGCCTACAAGGGCAGAGGTGGCTGATGTGGCAAATGCGATAATGGACGGCACGGATTTTGTCATGCTCTCGGCTGAGACAGCCGTGGGCAGGCATCCTGTGGAATCAGTAAGGATGATGAATGACATCATCAAATTTACTGAAAAGAGTTTACAATAA
- a CDS encoding DUF362 domain-containing protein: protein MKSDVYFVRTDNTKNRASSLLKLLQAIDPFSSYKKDEFIPVKLTIGDTKCVYHASPVLVKTLINQIKNKKAKPFLFDTNVIYQGSRLNAVDHLTLAQNKGFSHSRVGAPFVIADGVFGQDGNEYDIDSKHIKKIKVPSFIGMLDNLVVLSHVTCHILAGYAGALKNVAMGMACKPTKQVQHSSLKPHIVEKKCTSCGCCIEICPAKAISNKKSRGPASAFFIDQAKCIGCGECLCVCKFDAIFINWDEDEGIFAKRMAEVAVFILSKFKNSFFINLAFDITKECDCISTKNEKIICKDIGILASKDIIALEKATIDLVNNKNSHNITLEYAHKKGLGNLEYNLISL from the coding sequence ATGAAAAGCGATGTCTATTTTGTAAGAACAGATAATACAAAAAATAGAGCCTCTTCCCTATTAAAGCTCCTCCAAGCAATAGACCCTTTCTCGTCATACAAAAAGGATGAATTTATCCCGGTCAAACTTACAATAGGCGATACTAAATGCGTCTATCATGCGAGCCCCGTATTGGTAAAAACCTTAATAAACCAGATAAAGAACAAAAAGGCAAAACCATTTTTATTTGATACAAATGTGATCTATCAGGGTTCCAGACTCAATGCAGTTGATCATCTTACTTTGGCGCAAAACAAAGGATTCTCCCATTCCAGGGTAGGCGCGCCATTTGTAATAGCAGATGGTGTGTTTGGCCAGGATGGGAATGAGTATGACATTGACTCAAAGCATATAAAAAAGATAAAGGTCCCTTCTTTTATCGGCATGCTGGATAATCTCGTGGTGCTATCGCATGTTACATGTCATATATTAGCAGGATATGCAGGCGCTTTAAAAAATGTCGCCATGGGTATGGCATGTAAGCCCACAAAACAGGTGCAGCACTCTTCTCTTAAGCCACATATAGTAGAAAAAAAATGTACCTCATGTGGATGCTGCATAGAGATATGCCCTGCAAAGGCTATCTCTAATAAAAAAAGCCGAGGTCCAGCCTCGGCTTTTTTTATAGATCAGGCGAAGTGCATTGGATGCGGGGAGTGCCTTTGCGTATGTAAATTTGATGCCATATTTATAAACTGGGATGAAGATGAAGGTATATTTGCAAAAAGAATGGCTGAGGTAGCTGTATTTATATTATCCAAGTTCAAAAATAGTTTCTTCATAAACCTTGCCTTTGATATAACAAAGGAATGCGATTGCATATCCACGAAGAACGAAAAGATCATATGTAAAGACATAGGTATTCTTGCCTCAAAAGACATAATAGCGCTTGAGAAGGCAACTATAGACCTCGTTAATAATAAGAATTCACACAATATAACCCTTGAATACGCGCATAAAAAAGGCCTGGGTAACTTAGAATATAATCTCATAAGCTTATGA
- a CDS encoding class II fructose-bisphosphate aldolase, whose translation MATSYKELGLVNTREMFKKAMAGKYAIPAYNFNNMEQLQAIITACIESKSPVILQVSSGARKYANQILLRHMAMGAMEIIKDAGSNIPVALHLDHGDTYELCVSCIESGFSSVMIDGSSKPFEENAALTKKVVDYAHKHDVTVEGELGVLAGIEDEVSHEKSHYTHPEEVQEFVKKTGVDSLAISIGTSHGAYKFKLKPGESVPPLRFDILEEIEKIIPGFSIVLHGSSSVPKEYVDLINKYGGKLEQTAGVPEDQLRKATQSAVCKINIDTDGRLVVTAKIREVFVNSPKEFDPRKYLGPARTELVKMYKHKNEHVLGSAGKA comes from the coding sequence ATGGCGACTTCGTATAAGGAATTAGGACTAGTTAATACAAGAGAGATGTTTAAGAAGGCAATGGCTGGGAAGTATGCTATTCCAGCGTATAATTTCAACAATATGGAGCAGCTTCAGGCCATAATTACTGCGTGCATCGAATCAAAGTCTCCTGTGATTTTGCAGGTTTCCTCAGGCGCGAGAAAATACGCGAATCAGATCCTATTGCGGCATATGGCAATGGGGGCCATGGAGATAATAAAGGACGCTGGCTCTAATATACCTGTTGCGCTTCATTTGGATCATGGCGATACGTATGAGCTATGCGTTTCGTGTATAGAGTCAGGTTTTTCATCAGTCATGATAGATGGTTCAAGTAAGCCCTTTGAGGAAAACGCAGCCCTTACCAAGAAAGTGGTAGATTATGCTCACAAGCATGATGTTACAGTCGAGGGCGAGCTTGGGGTCTTGGCTGGCATAGAAGATGAAGTGAGCCATGAAAAATCGCACTACACGCACCCGGAAGAGGTGCAGGAATTTGTTAAAAAAACAGGCGTGGACTCTCTTGCTATTTCCATAGGCACTTCGCACGGTGCGTATAAATTCAAGCTTAAGCCTGGCGAAAGTGTCCCGCCTTTAAGATTTGACATATTAGAAGAAATCGAAAAAATAATACCGGGATTTTCTATAGTCCTGCATGGTTCAAGCTCTGTACCTAAGGAGTACGTAGACCTTATAAATAAATATGGTGGAAAACTCGAACAAACTGCAGGCGTGCCTGAAGATCAGCTTAGAAAGGCTACACAGTCAGCAGTGTGCAAGATTAACATAGACACTGACGGCCGTCTTGTAGTAACAGCAAAGATACGGGAAGTCTTTGTTAATTCTCCAAAGGAATTCGACCCGCGCAAATACCTCGGTCCCGCGCGCACAGAATTAGTAAAGATGTACAAGCACAAAAACGAACACGTACTAGGCAGTGCTGGAAAGGCATA
- a CDS encoding radical SAM protein, whose product MQSYKKESARLKKSQNLATDLKTNKKQEITRLLYEISKREDIEPDKIVKKIAPKDFDRAKKALLKRRFPRAYPSPFKAHLPKIKLDNSSIQNTEKFKFYPKNIFIEKSAKASTLAHRFKKSFPKAKSIEIRSLKDHLKENRGLTISDYNKRKDNVFVTHENYDFFKKCPCTKKAIECGYHIFNLSFGCMFDCTYCYLQEYTNSPGLIFPANIDKFFKNFSSYKKSGMRIGTGEFSDSLMLDHITEYSLPIIEFFKNHKDVRFEFKTKSVNIDNLLKAKHAGNIVVAWSLNPQKIIDENEFFTPSLTERLKAVKKCVKAGYKASCHFDPVVYFKGWEKEYKKVIDMLFDTIKPKDIAWISIGTLRFNPNVKPIIEARFPENKILDEELVLGFDNKLRYPYSLRQEIYESMLRMLHKHSKKLPIYLCMENSSMVRPLLHAQV is encoded by the coding sequence ATGCAATCTTATAAAAAAGAATCTGCGAGACTAAAAAAATCTCAAAACCTCGCTACTGACCTTAAAACAAACAAAAAACAGGAAATAACAAGGCTTCTCTATGAGATATCAAAAAGAGAAGATATAGAACCTGATAAGATAGTAAAGAAAATAGCCCCTAAAGACTTTGATCGCGCAAAAAAGGCTCTATTAAAAAGAAGATTTCCTCGCGCGTATCCGTCCCCATTTAAGGCGCATCTTCCGAAGATAAAACTAGATAATAGCTCGATACAAAATACTGAAAAATTTAAATTCTATCCAAAAAACATATTCATAGAAAAATCTGCTAAGGCCTCTACCCTTGCGCATAGATTTAAGAAATCCTTTCCCAAGGCCAAGTCTATAGAGATCAGATCCTTAAAAGATCATCTTAAAGAAAATAGGGGTCTTACGATCTCTGATTATAATAAGAGAAAAGATAATGTTTTTGTCACTCATGAAAACTATGACTTCTTTAAAAAATGTCCGTGCACAAAAAAGGCGATCGAATGCGGTTATCATATATTTAACCTGAGCTTCGGGTGCATGTTTGACTGCACTTACTGCTATCTTCAGGAATATACAAATAGCCCAGGCCTAATATTCCCCGCAAACATTGATAAGTTTTTCAAAAACTTCTCTTCCTATAAAAAATCTGGCATGCGCATAGGTACAGGCGAGTTCTCAGACTCCCTGATGCTCGACCACATAACAGAATATTCTCTTCCTATAATTGAATTTTTTAAAAACCATAAAGACGTAAGATTTGAGTTTAAGACAAAAAGTGTAAATATAGATAATCTTTTAAAGGCAAAACACGCTGGTAATATAGTAGTTGCCTGGTCACTAAACCCGCAGAAAATAATTGACGAGAATGAATTTTTTACGCCTTCTCTTACAGAACGCCTAAAGGCAGTTAAAAAATGCGTTAAAGCAGGCTACAAGGCGTCTTGTCATTTTGATCCAGTGGTCTATTTTAAAGGCTGGGAAAAAGAATATAAAAAAGTAATAGATATGCTATTTGATACTATAAAACCAAAGGACATAGCCTGGATAAGCATCGGTACATTAAGATTTAATCCGAATGTAAAACCAATAATCGAAGCGCGCTTCCCTGAAAACAAGATTCTCGACGAAGAATTAGTGCTGGGGTTTGATAATAAACTAAGATATCCTTATAGCTTAAGACAAGAAATCTACGAATCTATGCTGCGCATGCTGCACAAGCATTCCAAAAAACTCCCCATCTATCTCTGCATGGAAAACAGTTCTATGGTGAGACCTTTATTGCACGCTCAGGTCTAG
- a CDS encoding retropepsin-like aspartic protease: MNPKILISISFLLFGLVSESLADTIYLKNGRSIEGLVKKETESSVELDVGFGTVKFRKTEIDRIDRSTPEEVNSIHNGWKKQKEVEETKRLERERELEETRRREELEPKEVSFSKDSQRIIVDTLINNETRASLLLDTGATTVVLSDRIARELGIRDNVAEKDKVDVQLADGRKIEARHVVLDSVRVEDSEVKDVGAVVLLDAEGDIEDGLLGMSFLNKFNFQIDTLNNKLILQKRK; this comes from the coding sequence ATGAATCCTAAGATCTTAATATCTATTTCCTTTTTACTTTTTGGCCTTGTTTCAGAGTCTCTTGCTGACACCATATACCTTAAAAATGGCCGCAGCATAGAAGGGTTGGTAAAAAAAGAGACTGAAAGTTCAGTTGAACTGGATGTTGGATTTGGGACTGTAAAATTTAGAAAGACAGAGATAGATAGAATAGACCGCTCAACTCCTGAAGAAGTCAATTCTATACATAATGGATGGAAGAAGCAAAAAGAGGTAGAGGAAACGAAGAGATTAGAGAGAGAACGAGAATTAGAAGAAACGCGGCGCAGAGAAGAGCTTGAGCCAAAAGAGGTAAGTTTTTCTAAAGATAGCCAGCGTATAATTGTAGATACGCTTATAAATAATGAGACCAGGGCATCGCTTTTATTGGATACCGGCGCGACTACTGTTGTATTGTCAGATCGAATAGCAAGAGAGCTAGGAATTAGGGATAATGTGGCTGAGAAAGATAAGGTTGATGTACAGCTTGCTGATGGCCGCAAGATAGAAGCGCGGCATGTAGTTCTGGACAGCGTGCGCGTCGAGGATTCCGAGGTCAAGGATGTAGGAGCAGTGGTTTTGCTGGATGCCGAGGGAGACATAGAGGATGGATTACTTGGCATGTCTTTTTTGAATAAATTTAATTTTCAGATAGACACACTGAACAATAAATTGATATTACAAAAGAGGAAATAA
- a CDS encoding 4Fe-4S binding protein, with protein MKKLVILRRSSQFLFLALFIYILWSATHLDAFFKINPLIMIFTSISERIILPGVIFAVIMLALTLVFGRFFCGWICPLGTIIDLCGIKALQKKAARSIKFYILGAITVSSFLGIQIAWIFDPIVITARFVSLNLIPGVSFGLDRIFRFFIIKTDYYTPLYDFYRLLKSSILGINAYYFSHSGMILIFFVLICLSVLIAKRFWCRAICPLGAIYSLVARFSPLSRVVEKCTNCLRCKEDCRMGAINKDLSYVKGECILCMDCIYDCPTHGTRFTWYSPEFNKNKEGISRKEFIFLMLGSFLSLGFRNKMRSVAQKVIRPPAALKEGEFLDRCIRCGNCMKVCVTNGLQPAIFESGLQGMWTPHLVPEIGYCEYTCTLCGGVCPTGAIPKLSVEEKKRTRLGIAKVDRSKCLAWSKDTQCIVCEEHCPVPNKAIKIIAGVVLKPYVDPDLCIGCGICQNKCPARPERAIKVSP; from the coding sequence ATGAAAAAATTAGTCATTCTTAGAAGATCTTCTCAATTTTTATTTCTCGCATTATTCATATACATCCTTTGGTCCGCGACACATCTGGATGCATTCTTTAAGATAAATCCATTGATAATGATATTTACTTCTATAAGCGAGCGGATAATTCTGCCAGGCGTTATATTTGCGGTTATTATGCTGGCGCTGACTCTGGTATTTGGCAGGTTTTTCTGTGGATGGATCTGTCCCTTAGGTACGATTATTGACTTGTGCGGAATAAAGGCATTGCAAAAAAAGGCTGCGCGGTCTATAAAATTCTACATATTAGGGGCAATTACTGTATCTTCCTTTCTTGGGATCCAGATCGCCTGGATCTTTGATCCAATAGTGATTACAGCGAGGTTTGTCTCCCTGAATCTCATTCCAGGCGTCAGTTTCGGCCTTGATAGGATATTTAGATTTTTTATAATAAAGACAGATTATTATACACCTCTCTATGATTTTTATCGTTTACTAAAATCTTCAATCCTTGGAATCAACGCCTATTATTTTTCTCATTCAGGCATGATCTTGATATTTTTCGTTTTAATATGCTTGTCGGTGTTAATAGCAAAAAGGTTTTGGTGTCGCGCGATCTGTCCTCTGGGCGCAATATATTCTTTAGTGGCCAGATTTTCTCCATTGAGTCGTGTGGTTGAAAAATGCACGAATTGCCTTAGGTGCAAAGAAGACTGCAGGATGGGAGCTATAAACAAGGATTTAAGCTATGTAAAGGGCGAATGCATACTCTGCATGGACTGTATATACGACTGTCCTACGCATGGAACCAGGTTTACATGGTACTCGCCAGAGTTTAATAAAAATAAAGAAGGCATCTCCAGGAAAGAATTTATTTTCCTGATGCTTGGCTCTTTTTTGTCTCTGGGATTCAGAAATAAAATGCGCTCAGTAGCACAAAAAGTAATCAGGCCGCCTGCTGCATTAAAAGAAGGAGAGTTCCTGGATCGCTGTATACGCTGTGGCAATTGCATGAAGGTCTGTGTGACTAATGGTCTCCAGCCAGCTATTTTTGAATCAGGCCTGCAGGGTATGTGGACCCCACATCTTGTGCCAGAGATCGGCTATTGTGAATACACCTGTACTCTCTGTGGAGGAGTCTGTCCAACAGGCGCTATACCAAAGTTAAGCGTTGAAGAGAAAAAAAGAACAAGACTTGGCATAGCAAAGGTAGACCGCTCAAAATGCCTTGCCTGGTCTAAGGATACACAGTGCATTGTATGCGAAGAACACTGCCCCGTACCTAATAAAGCCATTAAGATAATAGCAGGCGTAGTATTAAAACCCTATGTTGATCCAGATTTATGTATAGGCTGCGGTATTTGCCAGAACAAATGCCCTGCTAGACCTGAGCGTGCAATAAAGGTCTCACCATAG